CTTAAGTCATTTTGATTGTACACTATATTCATGTTTTCAGGTAAATGATACATTCTAAAGGTATGACACTCCAGTCAGTCAGGGTATGCTACCACCCCAGGGACAAGAAAAAGTAACTTTTTATGTTAATGTATCTATTTGCTAATAATAGCTTGTTTCACATTTACGTCTTCATTCATTTCCAAAATGAGCTTTATCTTGTCATTCCTCAAGTTATACGCCACCAATATCCAAGCCATAAGTGGTTTATTCTGTATATCTGGAACTGGATCAAAATATACTGGAACATTGTTTGGAAAGTGGATTGGACTGCATGATTTAATTATTCCGATATCACCACAAGCAGATGAAGGGCTTCTGAAAGAAAACCAGTAAATGCCTTAAACCACACCAGGCGACATAACAGGCCTACTGCAATCTCAGCGTCTAAATTCGCCATATTCACGGGCCGTTTGGCGTTCCATAGAAAAGTTTGTGCGCACGTGACCTCGCCTAGAGGGAGAAGAAGGGGGGCGAGGAGCATAATAGCGTCTGTCTCTTTAAGAGCGGCGGCGGTAATTGCCAGGATCCTAAACTCagtcactcacatacacacagctagTCAGTCTGGCGCCAGCAGTATGCAAACTGTATATTATCACCACTCCTTCGCCTAAATAGCATGAGGGGGACCTTCTTAGGCAAAAAGGGCTTTTAAAACGCAACTTGAAACTGATCTCATTTCAAAAGGGATAATGCCTaactaaataaaagaaaaaagaaaaggggtTTTGTGCGCGCGCATCTGCGTTCCGTTCAGTATAGACTTGCTTCTGCTTACATGTTGCGATTTTATCATAAGCCAATTAAACTGTAACgggtttgttggtttgtttttagacCTAGGGAATGTTAAAGTCAAACTGTTGTTCATGTGAGATACATTGGGATTAAATTTGAGGAGAAGGGTACTCGGTAGAACTTGGCCAGGTTGTGTTTAAGCGTCGTGTGTGAAGTTTGTGAGAGGAGAGGCCTCGGTTCAATCATGAAAGAAACCCCGGCTTTATCGGGACATGCATGAACACGCAGGAGCTATGtcaatgtggaaaaaaaaatcagcaggggtcttctcacctccacaccaaagaaatggtgattagtgatctGAAACACGGTTTGGTTTGTACAAATGAGTGAAGGCAGTGTTTGTGCTGGGTCGTAAAAACAATGGCGACTATAATGTGGGGCGTAGGGCCTTTCCATATTGCGTGGTCAGGATATTAGAAGTCCATCATCCTGTAAGCAATAAATACTCGAAAAACACAGTGACATCATACTCATTGGTTACTGCTATTAATCAAGGACCTTTAAATCTTGATGTTTTTAAGAGCAATGTGAAAGAAATGTCCTGGTAGGAATTCTCATATTGTGTGCTGTAGAAAATAAGTTGTACGGCAGCTATATCCATCAGATTGATGGGAATTcatgaacatttatttaatatacactGGCTTTTCATTTATCATGGTATGAATAAGCTACAAGAGCAAATCAGGTAGTCAGGTACAGTCAAAGGCATGGTCTAGAAAGTGGTATAAACACCAGAATGCACAATCTTAATGGCCTTTTGAAAACCAGTGCTGTtcagtttgttgtgtgtgttggcttAGTGCTTCTTTGTTTCTCAAAACAGGGTAGTTTTAGCCTTCAGCAGATATTTACACAAAGGTTCATTCCCTTCTGCATTTTAGCCTTAGAATTAGCTTGTGCTGTATACGCCACATGTTTGCCAATAACAAGTGACAGAAGTCATCATCGTGCTTGTTGACGTTAATCCTTAATATCagtgagttaaaaaaaatgcaggtcagtgtagttaATTAGTTAACACAGTCAATTGGAATGCATATGTAGGCCATTTTATCCCCTTTTTGCAGGGGTCAGGAGAAAGAGGTTAATTAGTTAGTAGGCCATTTGGCTGCTGGAATGACTTAGATGTTAAGAGGCCACATGTAATGGAAGGAGTTCAGTTGAGTATGTAGAAATGCAGCCACGTAGAGAACATAAATTGAGTGGAAAATCGTTCTGAATGCATACAGTTTTGTTTAAGACTTCAaggctttctttctctgtgtcatAAACAGGCTTTCCATGCTGACTGGCAGGAGTGTATGCCAGTTTAGTTTAAACCTGGGAACCATTTTAATCTTATTGAGGCCTGCACCAGAGCACAATTTATCAGCAGCATCTATAACATGTATATCAGACTGTCACACCCATTAGAAAAGTTAAAACCCTTAAGAGTTCTGTGGTTTTCCCTCTTAGGAAATGCTTCGAGGTACTAGGTAGAATTCTACACCAGATTGTTTCCCTTTCAGAAAACATCCCAAGTATATGAAGcaaagaacccttaattatccAATGAACCTTTAAGGAACCTTAGAAGAATTGTTTTTGAAGAGTCCAGCACATGGTAAAAATCCAGCACTTAATGGCATGCAAAGCTGGAGGAAAGCATATAAGGCTTGTCTCAGGAGTTGCACACACGCTCTGAGTAGCAGGCCACAGCGATTTTTAACCTTAGAAAAgcttgtgtttttctgtaatCAACACATGCTACAGAACATGTAATGTacaaattaaacacaaacatgtaaATAGCCTACAAGACCGCACACAGTACATTTATTTAGGgattttgttttaatgtctttttgTCAAAATATGAGCCAGGGTCGTGCAGACAACATCATAATTGAATTTAAACGCACTAAAACATTTTAGACAGCGGAGTCGCATCATTTTTAAGTTAAGCTTTAAATTGGGCTTGTGCCCGTGCGCTTTGTGCAGAGACCAGCGTGTTCCTATATCTACTGTCATAAGCATCCTCAGGGCGAGCGCAGGTGTGCTTACCTGGCCCACACAGGCGGCTGTAATGATAGGGGTTGCAGCAGACTAGCGGTCCTTCGCGCCCGCCGAAACTCTTGCACTCGTAGAGCGCTTTGAGCTGCGCCGTGTGCTGCAGGTCGGTCCATCGGTACAGCTTACACACGAGAAGCTGCGGCGGAGCCGCGTGAGCGCCCAGGCGCAGCTCTCCCCGAGCCACCATCACACATTCGCTCGGCACTCCACCTCGGGACTCCACAGCTTCCAGCAGCGCATCCAGCGTCTTCTCCTTCAGCCGTTTGAGTAACGAGTACGTGGCGGCCTTTAGCTCCTGCTCTGCCAAGGAGCGCCGTTTTGCCTCAGGACTCTCCACCGAGGAGCTACCGGGACTCCTAGGCGCCCACTGACACGAACTCGGGTCCTTTGCGCGAGCCACAGTCGCCGCTTCCGAGCTTCCGGGTCCGGAAGAATCCCGGTCCTTGAACAAGCAGCACGTCACCGTCCTGCTGTCGATGTCCTGCGCCGACCTGGGGCTTCCCCGCTCCGGAACACACACCACGGCGCCGCCGCGTTGATCCAAAGTCACCCCCCAGCCGGCGCTGGAACACACTCCCCCACCGAGCTCCGCACCGGCCGAGCCGCTCGGGGTCATCGCTCCGAACTCGGTTTTGCCGATTTTTTTCGGATGTTCGCCCACATCGTCCCGACAGCAGTCTCCGCTCTTGCCATTGCCGTCACCCTCCTCGTTATCTGGAACCAAACGGCTTCTCCAGAGTCGCCGCACGAGACCTGAGTGTTTCGTCCTGAACATACGACAATTTAAAAATCTGATTggaagttttgttttttaattctgttcCAATCGCAGGGTTTCACAACTGTTTATCAGCTTGTGCAACATTAAGGTTGGCCGAGCGCTGTGCAGCGCGCGGACAGCAGAGCACCGTGGGTCGGTAACAAAACCACAACATGGGGTTTAAAGGCACGTTATTAGGTAGCATTAAATTATACAAAGCGTAAATTAAATGCAATGCTACACTGAAAATACAATGCATTCAAAAGCGAATGCCGTCAGTCGTGCGAGACACGCACATGTAAAACGCAACTACTTGAGTTCATCTGTTTAATGCACTAGTTCATGTTCTTAGAGAATAAGTATACATCGCGCGTAATTTACgctgaccagagagagagaaaaaaagcgaCCCGCAGCTAGAATCACAAACTAATAAAAAGCTATTGTAATTATGGAAAAAATTAACTTAAGCGAACGTTCTTAAGCGTTTCGGACTTTGAAACCAATTCTGACCCACTCTACGGCCACATGAATGAAGCTCCTCGGCGATTTAATTCCATAGAGAAAATTCCCTGTCGGAACTCGCGATCCCGGCTGATTTCCTCACTGTTCCAGCACACTCCGGTTGAGTCATCCAAAAATATCCGTTGTTTGAGGAGGCCAGAAATGCAACAATCCTCGACTAAGGTGTGCTCCTGATTCCGTGTTCAGACCTGGTCAaacactgcagctcacagctctcGCTTTCTTCGtttctctgcttttcttttttttctcccccctcacacacacacatacacacacacacacacgcacgcacgggGCCCCTGAGGAGAGCGGTGGAGCCATTGGCTGACTACCATCATGTGCTAGTCTAGACACTTTGGCGGCTCTGAGCTGCACTGATTGTTGCGCAAACAAGGTTTCAAGTTTCTTAACTCTTAAAGGCGCACCGTCCGCTCTGTGCTTCAACTTAACGCTGTGGGACACAGTCTGCTCTTTACTCCGAGCATTCGAGATAACAAGTTTAAAAGCAAATATGAtgttttacatacatttatggGTAACTGAATGTAACAGTGAGCTTGTCTTAAAGAACGACCACATAAAAGTCTATAGCATCTCATATATtctcatgtatatatatatatatatatatatatatatatatatatatatataaaataggaCGTCATTTGGCAAGGATGATGGCTTTGACATGATGTTACACAGTCACATGCATACAGCTGttcaataaaaagaaacaagaaagagaataaaactgGCATCTATGTTGGAGATCAAGTTATATCATTAATTACAGTAAAGAAGTCTTGTAACTATTTCCCCATTGGTGCTGAATGACAGGAGAAGAGTGTTTTTGTTGGACTCTTGCCACAGTGCTCTACCCAGCCGAGTTATGTAAAGAGTTAAAGGTtctcactggagtctgccaggCGAGGCCACGCCCCCTCTCTGTTAACTTACTCAAAGAAGCAAAAGTTCGGCGTGAGGCGCCGCTGATTGGCTCTCCCGGCTTTACGACTCTCCTCCCAGATACACTGATTGGttgaggaggggaaaaaacagaagcTCTGTTCTTACAATTGACagtgaatgaaataaattcCCCATTTGCCGGCAGTTTGCCAAAAAAGCGGTGCACAACATCTGACACGCGTATTCGGCAAGAAGCTATGTAAATACGGTCTCAGCACTAGCTGTGTTGACAGTCTTATTTATTAAGGGAACACAATATGAAATGGAGAGGTGAAGGATAGGAGTAGGATAAGTAGCCactaggaataaaaaaaaattattcctaTTAGATGCATGATCAtaatttgtactgtattttgtaCCGCACTGTTCTGACAACCTAATGCTCACTGCACTACCAAATAGCCTTAATTAAAAGTCATGTTGTTGGAAAACACCCCACAAGGAATTAATTTAAAAGCAAtcattacacacattcactcaaacacatCCGGCTGGATCAGTCAGAGTGGTGTTTGccagtgtgtgaggtggaatTAGGTTTATGTGCCAGGTTAATGGAGGTTAGAGTGAGAAGGATTGAGACAATGAAGCTCCTGCCTACTCTGTGTTTTAAGCACCTGTTGCATGATGCACAGCCTTTTCTAACTCAAACACAAATCaggataagaaaagaaaaaatattacaatattgtACTTAATTCTCCCCttgtaaataaagacaaaaaaaatcatactacTACTCATTTTCATATAATACTGATAAGTAACAGTTTAacttatagttttttttttgttttttttttacttccactTCACTGAAACCTTGTAATCATGGACCCTATCGTCTTGATGACCTGTCTGAAACAAAGACTATCTGAGGTCCTCATGGCTAGTGCACTGAATTTATAGCTCATGTTCCATAAGTTTTTGTCTATAGGAAGCACCCACTTCTGATTCGAAGAATGTTTTGAAGATCATTGAATCAATGTGGTTTTGTGTgaattttaatagttttttttttttttagagtatattatatttgttttacatATTCAATATAGCTGAGATAAATTGAGtgaggtaaaataaaatcagactaAGAATATACAGTGTAAAAATCTAGGGTTTGAGTCCCCTTCCTCTAGTTCCCCCTTCACTCATCTGATTTTaatatgtgttgtgtgtgcaaAGAAAGAGGTCTTCAATTCATAAAACGTTGAATAAAGTCAGAGGGTTGAAGACAGGGCGCAGCTTTTCCCACTGGCCTTTTCCTCATGAGTGCTAGGGCAGACTATCCACACCCCCTGAACTCCTCCTGGAAATCCACAGGTAATAACCGGACAGTCAGGCCAGCTCATTGTCTACCCAACATTATGGTTAAAGAGGACAGAGTTTTTAATTAAAGCAATACCGAGATATGTTTTGAGACCCACGACAGGAACAGATGGGCTCAGGTGATAAGTGTGGGATCTGCAGATATATTTATGCCCTGCTTTTACATCACTGCAGACACAGAAGTGTGTGCTTTGATCAGTCATAGAGCTTTTCCAAAGATTTCTTTCAGACGGAGGACAGACAGAAGGGTGCAAAGGTTGCACATTGAACCAACCAAGTTGCTGAGAACATTCTGTCCCATGGAAGTCCAGTCCAAGCTCAGTTTGTACCACTAGATTACTGATGTTATTTTGCATTAATAAATACATCTCAAACatggtttatattttatatacatctCAAACATGGTTTATATTTGAAATTTTAAGGGTATGGATATGAAATCATGATATGGAaagttgttggttttttttttatctctttgcaagtcaagagagggagagaatggcAACACACCAATAAAATGCACCAGCCTGTGACAGCAGCCATATGTTCAGAGGACAGGAGGCATTAATTCTTTATAAGGAAATTGGAAGTGTGGGTGCATAAGCAGGGGGTATTGTGTAGTGAGAAACTAATGAGAACCAGGCACATACACTTAGCCTTGTGGACATCATGGGGTGGAGGACACTAGGTTGGCTGGGATTCTACAGCTATATTCACAGTCTTCTATGTATTATGGCTCCTGGCCAAAGGAAACTCCCTTCATTAACCAATTAAAAGATTAATACCAGACACTTGTCCTTGACCTCATCTTTTGCCCCTCTGTCTCCTCTCAGAAAGAATCATTAGCAACACATTGCATTTAGTAATTAGAACTGTTAAAATCAAAggctgaaaatataaataatataataatataaatgcaatTTTTCGGAAACTCATTGGACAATG
The sequence above is drawn from the Hemibagrus wyckioides isolate EC202008001 linkage group LG04, SWU_Hwy_1.0, whole genome shotgun sequence genome and encodes:
- the smad6b gene encoding mothers against decapentaplegic homolog 6b, with translation MFRTKHSGLVRRLWRSRLVPDNEEGDGNGKSGDCCRDDVGEHPKKIGKTEFGAMTPSGSAGAELGGGVCSSAGWGVTLDQRGGAVVCVPERGSPRSAQDIDSRTVTCCLFKDRDSSGPGSSEAATVARAKDPSSCQWAPRSPGSSSVESPEAKRRSLAEQELKAATYSLLKRLKEKTLDALLEAVESRGGVPSECVMVARGELRLGAHAAPPQLLVCKLYRWTDLQHTAQLKALYECKSFGGREGPLVCCNPYHYSRLCGPESPPPPYSRLSPSDEHKPLDLSDSTLSYTEMEAVSPPNITQGEFSDASLSPDAPKQSHWCSVAYWEHRTRVGRLYPVYEPSVSIFYDLPQGTGLCLGQLGGEHRGGTAQRTRSKIGYGLLLSKEPDGVWAYNRSQHPIFVNSPTLEAPGGRGLLVRKVMPGYSIKVFDYERSARLLLRHEAEPALPDGPYDPNSVRISFAKGWGPCYSRQFITSCPCWLEILLNNHR